In a single window of the Drosophila subpulchrella strain 33 F10 #4 breed RU33 chromosome X, RU_Dsub_v1.1 Primary Assembly, whole genome shotgun sequence genome:
- the LOC119556636 gene encoding proteoglycan 4 codes for MMRPRCLVSFLGLCLVISLGMRCDARAVNVSNTWTMPQEGLNVFYRFFRDRISWFEADAVCQFHHANLVTVDNSFQFDATRDLLRELDVNDIVWIGLMRPQNSDRFMWSNSRPLVADTGYWAESLPLMDAPLCAVIDPIRDYRWHALRCGGPETASFLCEMPVPSWADACILKDMPNLTMQYMADTASIELIRNCQEEGLLRHTCKGKEDREPAIRQLICPKERLEAQRINDITSSHFKSLQIINNIRTDNKENNDIDLLPNYGRRSGMPLNIEVAPPVPPVSVSVPGLGELMQADAPGAVSLSGLYRIPDLVPKPVKKAAKKVITPDFAKKLQGSQQQQQQHSQQQQQQQKSRKSLVHQHEEELMMGDQPALSEEQLPPGMDMGMHIPLNEDDSNSDASNEIFEHLPHKKKILPQDLRTMSPIVEADVPLTAAATTTLKTTTLAPPATATATATATTTAPTQKTTTTARATTTAEVATTPKAVDATSSQAPTAATTTARGPTTTIRTTTTTTTTTTTTTTPRPEETTTSTTRKPEPTTMLAPRTTKAAATVAATSSMATTPTTTASSAATPTTTTTASHATPTDNSNNMAHPIHPSQQQQQQHHQQQILHEGSTLQQQHATHVNESADNTRFIPPMLLVKSHYVPPTKHASEHATTTTQAMTTAAAAAAVATTTSAKADSQPSTVTSSKKPTAATPATTAAAAAATTPRAAAAADTLATSTVTATTGAAVEMTTSVKVAEDTAATSATTAAAVIASEAPAATTIGNEIKSNATAATPAATATAATARARATTTTTKRPIPKPVRFTIYPQNVGSFKVDNNGMGSPEEEDDQDEFGHLDAEAATKRHNFLEETEAPFKPNRRRSLTKPETVSYFKKILG; via the exons GTAAACGTGAGCAACACCTGGACAATGCCGCAGGAGGGTCTCAATGTCTTCTATCGCTTCTTCCGCGATCGCATATCCTGGTTTGAGGCCGATGCCGTGTGCCAATTTCATCATGCCAATCTTGTGACGG TCGACAACAGTTTTCAATTCGATGCAACGCGCGACCTGCTGAGGGAATTGGATGTGAACGACATCGTTTGGATTGGTCTCATGCGACCGCAGAACTCGGATCGTTTCATGTGGTC GAACTCCCGGCCCTTGGTGGCCGATACCGGATACTGGGCCGAATCCCTGCCCCTGATGGATGCTCCCCTCTGCGCGGTCATTGATCCCATCCGTGATTACCGCTGGCACGCCCTCCGATGCGGTGGACCCGAAACGGCCTCCTTTCTCTGCGAAATGCCAG TTCCCAGCTGGGCAGACGCCTGTATTCTGAAGGACATGCCCAACCTGACCATGCAGTACATGGCCGACACGGCCAGCATCGAGCTCATCCGCAACTGCCAGGAGGAGGGTCTTTTGCGACACACCTGCAAGGGCAAGGAG GATCGTGAGCCTGCCATCCGCCAACTGATCTGCCCCAAGGAGCGTCTGGAGGCGCAGCGCATCAACGACATCACCAGCTCGCACTTCAAGTCGCTGCAGATCATTAACAACATTCGCACCGACAACAAGGAGAACAACGACATCGATCTGCTGCCCAACTACGGACGGCGATCCGGAATGCCCCTTAATATCGAGGTGGCGCCACCAGTGCCAcccgtttccgtttccgttccCGGGCTGGGCGAGCTGATGCAGGCGGATGCACCGGGTGCGGTGTCGCTATCGGGACTGTATCGCATTCCCGATTTGGTGCCCAAGCCGGTAAAGAAGGCGGCCAAGAAGGTGATCACGCCGGACTTTGCCAAGAAGTTGCAGGgcagccagcagcagcagcagcaacacagccaacagcagcagcagcaacagaagTCGCGCAAATCGCTGGTGCATCAGCACGAGGAGGAGTTGATGATGGGCGACCAACCGGCACTCAGCGAGGAGCAACTGCCTCCGGGCATGGATATGGGTATGCACATTCCACTTAACGAGGATGACAGCAATAGCGATGCCTCCAACGAGATATTCGAGCATTTGCCGCACAAGAAGAAGATCCTGCCGCAGGACTTGCGCACCATGTCGCCGATTGTTGAGGCGGATGTGCCTTtaacggcagcagcaacaacaacactgAAGACCACCACCTTGGCGCCaccggcaacagcaacagcaacagcaacggcAACAACCACAGCACCAACACAGaagacaacaacaacggcaagagcaacaacaacagctgaAGTGGCAACCACACCAAAGGCGGTCGATGCCACAAGTTCACAGGcgccaacagcagcaacaacaacagccagAGGGCCAACAACAACGATTAGAACCACCAccacgacaacaacaacaacaacaacaacaacaacgcccCGGCCAGAGGAgacaacaacatcaacaaccCGGAAACCGGAACCAACAACAATGCTTGCACCACGAACAAcaaaagcagcagcaacagtagCAGCAACTTCTTCGATGGCCACcacaccaacaacaacagcatcATCAGCTGCCACacccacaacaacaacaacagccagtcatgccacgcctaccgacaacagcaacaacatgGCCCACCCCATTCATCcctcgcagcagcagcagcagcaacaccaccaGCAACAGATATTGCACGAAGGTTCCacgctgcagcagcaacatgcaaCGCACGTCAATGAGTCCGCCGACAATACGCGCTTTATACCGCCAATGCTGCTGGTGAAGTCGCACTATGTGCCACCGACGAAACATGCCAGCGAGCATgcaaccacaacaacacaaGCAAtgacaacagcagcagcagcagcagcagtagcaacaacaacatcagccaAGGCGGACTCGCAGCCATCAACAGTCACGTCATCGAAGAAgccgacagcagcaacaccagcaacaacagcagcagcagcagcagcaacaacaccaagagcagcagcagcagcagacacACTGGCAACATCAACCGTGACAGCGACAACAGGTGCAGCAGTGGAGATGACAACAAGCGTGAAAGTAGCTGAAGACAccgcagcaacatcagcaacaacggcagcagcagTAATTGCCAGTGAAgcgccagcagcaacaactatTGGTAATGAAATCAAGTCGAAtgccacagcagcaacaccagcagcaacagcaacagcagcaacagcaagaGCAAGagcaactacaacaacaacaaaaagacCCATTCCCAAGCCAGTGAGATTCACCATATATCCGCAGAACGTTGGCTCCTTCAAGGTGGATAACAACGGCATGGGCAGCcccgaggaggaggacgaccAGGACGAGTTTGGCCATTTGGACGCCGAGGCGGCCACAAAGCGACACAACTTCCTGGAGGAAACCGAGGCGCCATTCAAGCCAAATCGACGACGCTCGCTTACCAAACCGGAAACGGTTAGCTATTTCAAGAAGATCTTGGGCTAA